The following are encoded together in the Primulina tabacum isolate GXHZ01 chromosome 18, ASM2559414v2, whole genome shotgun sequence genome:
- the LOC142532325 gene encoding uncharacterized protein LOC142532325, which produces MPPKRKNIEGDDRTPDKTAKVVDEFSKLLKEQAKVHGEQIQQLLSMQTTTQGRGQGRGQGRTENSVEGAYDRFRRMNPPDFIGGPDPLVALEWIESLEAIFDYLKFTDQEKVSCAVFMLVKAARIWWEATKVTVNVQELKWNEFKDLFYAKYFSSEVKAKKFEKGCVFVPFIAENDKDKGEHFLRGLKPKIRRDVHMSKVVTYQDIVETALLAEHDEQEIEKERQLRRQTFQARGQGTSANVRGGHKGKGKIEQRSKPPVPFSDTERQVCPKCGKPHKGECLVGSGRCFRCKEMRHTALKCPLSSGKGKVQGRIFSMTKESVNPDSSVISGNILVYGKEAITLIDTGATHSFMSEVFMHSISVEPTVMPLHFNIVLPSGDEICATNIIKACPIQVGNRLLFADFIVILMVAFDVILGMDWLSAYRAVIDCVGKTVKFLVDDYDSDIQWLMCERKVICNYRISMWFKIPDVFVDDVPGLPPDREVEFVIDLIPGTAPISKAPYRMAPTEMKELKTQLQELLDKGAAIFSKIDLRSGYHQLKVKKEDIPKTAFRTRYGHYEFLLLRDKQLYAKLKKCEFWLEQVAFLGHIVSNEGISVDPSKVDSIKQWSIPKTISEVRSFLGLAGYYRRFIADFSKMALPLTSLTRKATKFEWTIECQRAFQTLKDKLTFAPVLVLPCGTVARLSALILHSTLFDRILKEQQLDTQLLELKRKSDLTGVSEFGSNRDGLLTFRGRICVSIGDDIRKDVLLEAHTVPYSIHPGSTKMYQDLRRLYWWPAPLKGVMRFGKKGKLSPRYIGPFEIFDKIGDRAYRLALPPDLDRVHNVFHVSMVRKYLSNPSHVLRYDSLDPLPNLSYEEMPVQILDRKVKVLRNKEIGLVKVL; this is translated from the exons ATGCCTCCCAAGAGAAAGAATATTGAAGGGGATGATAGGACCCCCGATAAGACTGCAAAAGTTGTAGATGAATTCAGTAAGTTATTGAAGGAGCAAGCGAAGGTCCATGGCGAACAAATTCAACAGTTATTGAGCATGCAAACTACGACCCAGGGTCGTGGCCAAGGAAGAGGTCAAGGCAGAACGGAAAATTCTGTTGAAGGTGCTTATGATCGTTTCAGACGTATGAACCCTCCTGATTTTATTGGAGGCCCTGATCCCTTAGTGGCTCTTGAATGGATCGAATCGTTGGAAGCCATATTCGATTATTTGAagttcactgaccaagaaaaggTAAGTTGTGCTGTGTTTATGTTGGTCAAAGCTGCTCGTATCTGGTGGGAAGCCACCAAGGTGACAGTTAATGTTCAAGAATTAAAGTGGAACgagtttaaagatttattctacgCCAAATATTTCTCGAGCGAAGTAAAAGCCAAGAAG TTTGAGAAAGGATGTGTTTTTGTTCCTTTTATTGCTGAGAACGATAAGGATAAAGGAGAACATTTCCTTCGGGGTTTGAAGCCAAAGATTCGAAGAGATGTTCATATGTCCAAGGTGGTCACATATCAagatatcgtggagacagcctTGCTAGCTGAGCATGATGAGCAAGAGATAGAGAAAGAGAGGCAATTAAGAAGACAAACTTTCCAAGCTAGAGGACAAGGTACAAGTGCAAATGTTCGTGGTGGCCACAAAGGTAAGGGTAAGATAGAGCAGCGCTCTAAACCTCCTGTACCTTTTTCTGATACTGAACGACAGGTATGTCCTAAGTGTGGAAAGCCACACAAGGGTGAGTGTTTGGTGGGTAGTGGACGATGTTTTAGATGCAAGGAGATGAGGCACACGGCATTGAAATGTCCTCTCTCCTCAGGCAAAGGAAAAGTCCAAGGCAGAATTTTTTCTATGACGAAGGAAAGTGTtaatcctgattcttctgtgatatCAGGTAATATTTTAGTCTACGGCAAAGAAGCAATTACATTGATTGACACTGGTGCAacccattcttttatgtctgaagtgTTTATGCATTCTATATCTGTTGAACCTACTGTTATGCCATTACACTTCAATATTGTGTTGCCCTCTGGGGATGAAATTTGTGCCACTAATATTATCAAGGCATGTCCTATACAAGTGGGTAATAGATTACTGTTTGCTGATTTTATTGTTATTCtgatggttgcatttgatgttattttggggatggattggttatctgcTTATCGTGCGGTCATTGATTGTGTGGGCAAGACGGTGAAATTTTTGGTCGATGATTATGATAGTGAT ATTCAGTGGTTGATGTGCGAAAGGAAAGTAATTTGCAATTACAGGATATCGATGTGGTTCAAGATTCCTGACGTGTTTGTTGATGATGTGCCTGGATTACCACCTgatcgagaggtggagtttgttaTTGATTTAATTCCAGGTACAGCTCCAATTTCCAaggctccatacagaatggctcctactgaaatgaaagaattgaagactcAATTGCAGGAgctattagataaag gagcagcaatattttcaaagattGACCTTCGGTCCGGTTACCATCAACTGAAAGTGAAAAAGGAGGACATACCAAAGACGGCGTTTAGaacgaggtatggccattatgaatttttg CTGTTGAGGGATAAGCAATTGTATGCCAAgttaaagaaatgtgagttctggttggagcaggtGGCATTTTTGGGCCACATCGTTTCGAATGAAGGAATATCTGTTGATCCATCCAAAGTTGATTCCATTAAGCAATGGTCCATTCCAAAGACAATTTCAGAGGTAagaagttttcttggtttggcaggatattacagacgTTTCATAGCAGACTTTTCGAAGATGGCTTTGCCATTAACGAGTTTGACAAGGAAGGCAACAAAGTTCGAATGGACCATTGAGTGTCAACGAGCATTTCAAACATTGAAAGATAAGTTAACGTTTGCCCCTGTATTAGTACTTCCTTGTG GTACAGTTGCTCGATTATCTGCACTAATTCTCCACTCAACCTTATttgatcgaattttgaaggaacAACAGCTGGACACTCAATTATTAGAGTTGAAGAGAAAAAGTGATCTGACAGGAGTTTCAGAGTTTGGGTCGAATCGTGATGGGTTATTGACCTTTCGAGGTAGAATATGTGTTTCTATAGGTGATGACATTCGAAAAGATGTACTTCTTGAAGCTCATACAGTGCCATATTCTATACATCctggtagtaccaagatgtatcaagacCTTCGACGTCtatactggtggccag CTCCTCTCAAGGGagttatgcgatttggcaagaaaggtaagTTAAGTCCTCGATATATTGGGccatttgaaatttttgataaGATTGGAGACCGAGCCTATCGTCTTGCATTGCCACCGGACTTGGATCGAGTTCACAacgtatttcatgtttctatggtACGTAAGTACCTTTCTAATCCATCTCATGTCCTTCGGTATGATTCATTGGATCCTTTGCCTAACCTAAGCTACGAGGAAATGCCggttcaaattcttgatcgcaaagttaaagtgttgagaaataaAGAAATTGGCCTTGTCAAAGTTCTTTGA